A genomic region of Paroedura picta isolate Pp20150507F chromosome 4, Ppicta_v3.0, whole genome shotgun sequence contains the following coding sequences:
- the LOC143834772 gene encoding uncharacterized protein LOC143834772, translating into MIRCTLHLPPPFCSATSESNMESSSQASSVPATGRGPTWRDAEIRDLIGIFSEEKIQDAFQSSHRNREVFEQVAIKMRALGHNRTGLECRSKTKTMRAEYMRAVNHNKGSGNEKVTCPYFEEQRQLYGDGEGSGRPKRVGRSLKVVRKPAAPVEEPPAEEDPGEGTSSSFRPPPPVQQRAAESVTLDLIAIAPGEPEEAPEQTPLASETQLPGTGPLESPAAPDVDSDSGASTNIDFIPGTQEEEQPGVLGPPARRRRIQIQDEVLSDEEEEPPLPPGSPPPRGALPAEERLTRERGRLRRVSVLTSVGERLLEHCYEESRRAAAADQAMLTLIAQEGRKLRAVLRETNQILREGVEEVRLIRRLMERAVAVMERAYPPQIAPPPPPTPTPPLPAPTPPTPSQNASTQTRRRTILGKRKIKPADKYSPS; encoded by the exons atgatccgttgcaccctgcacctcccaccaccattttgctcagctactagcgaaagcaacatggaatcgtcttctcaagcctcgtccgtccctgcaaccggccgtggcccaacttggagggacgcggagatcagggacctgatcgggattttctcggaggagaaaatccaggacgcgttccagtcctcccacaggaatagggaggtttttgaacaagtggctattaagatgcgcgccctgggccacaacaggaccggccttgaatgccggtcgaagaccaagacaatgagggcagagtacatgcgtgccgtgaaccataataagggttccggcaacgaaaaggttacctgcccctacttcgaggagcagcgccagctgtacggggacggggaaggatccggcaggccgaagcgcgtcggccggagccttaaggtggttcggaagccggctgccccggtcgaggaaccacccgctgaggaggatcccggcgagggaacctcgtccagctttcgccctccaccccccgtccagcaacgagccgcggaatcggtaacgctggacctgatcgccatcgctcctggggagccagaggaggctcctgagcaaacgccccttgcctccg agacacagttgccagggacggggcccctagagtctccagcagcacctgacgtggatagtgattcgggggcatcaactaacattg atttcatacccggaacacaggaggaggaacagcctggggtgcttggacctcctgcccggcgcaggcggatacagattcaagatg aggttctttcagatgaggaggaggaaccacccctgcctccaggcagcccaccacctagaggtgcgctcccagcagaggagaggcttacgagggaacgcggcaggctgaggcgcgtctccgtcttgacaagcgtgggagagaggctccttgagcactgctatgaggagtcacggcgtgccgcggccgctgaccaagccatgctcacactcattgcccaggaggggagaaaattgagggcagtccttagagagacaaaccaaatcctacgcgaaggcgtggaggaggtgcgactgataaggagactcatggagagggctgtagcggtcatggaaagggcctaccctccacaaatcgcccccccaccaccacccacaccaacaccaccacttccagcacccaccccaccaactccctctcagaatgcctccacccaaacaagaaggaggactattctcggaaagagaaaaattaaaccagcagacaagtactccccctcctag